The Candidatus Effluviviaceae Genus I sp. genome segment AGGTCGCCGGGGACGGGCCACGCCGCCCACTCGTACCAGTCCCAGGTCGGCGAGGCCCTGCCCCTCAGCCTCGCGTCGGTGAACGCCCAGAACGTGTGCCCGGTGTGGTTGTACGCGAGGTCCATCACGACCCGGATGCCGCGGTCGTGGCACGCGCGTACGAACGCGGCGAACTCCCCGTTCGTGCCGAGGTGTGGGTCGATGCGCATGTACGAGGCCGCGTCGTACTTGTGGTTGCTTCTGGCCTCGAAGAGCGGATTGAAGTAGATGGCGGTGACGCCGAGGTCCGACAGGTAGTCGAGGTTGCGCCGGACGCCCGCGATGTCGCCGCCGTAGAACGAGTACCAGTCCGGCTTGCCGTCGGTCCGGTACGGGCTCGTCGAGAGGCCGGCGACGTCGTACCAGTCGCGGACGAGGTGGAAGTGCTCCTCGTTCGTCCTCCCCGACGGCGGGAGGTCGCGCGCCCCGTCGTAGTACCACTCGGAGAAGTCAGGGTCGTTCGACGGATCGCCGTTGGCGAACCGCTCCGGGAAGATCTGGTAGAAAACCGCCTCGCGGGCCCATGCCGGTGTCTCGAAGACCGCCACCTCGGCGGGATCGACGCGGAAGGACCCAGACGCCTGCGCGACCGGCGCGAACCCGTTCGGCCCGAGGGACAGCGGCGCGCCGCCGTCCTCGAACACGAACCGGTACGCCGTGATCGCCCCGCCCGGGAGCTCCGCGTCGGCGGTGTAGTAGTCGTGCGTGCCGTCGCTGTCGAAGCGCGTCATCGGCACGACCGTCTCGCGTCCGTCCCTGAGGAGCACGAGCCCGACCGACGCGACGTCCCCTGCCCACGCGCGCACGCGGAACGTCGTCACGCCGGAGGCGGACACAGCGAGCTCCCACGCCCGCTGCGCGTGCCCAAGACCGTCGGTCAGAATGGCCCCGTCCCCGCGCCCGAGAACGACCTCATCGAAGGAGTCGTCCACGACGATCACGGAGTTCCGCCCGCCGAAGCCGTCGGGATGGAACTCGCGGGCGGTCTCGTCCGTGATCCACTCGCCGTCCGCGACGAACTTGTACTGGTAGCGGCCGGGCGCCAGCGGCACGACGACCCTGAACGCGTCGCCGTCGCGCGCCATGGGGGTGGCGTCCACGCTCCAGCCGTTGAACTCGGCCGCGAGGAACGCATGGCGCTTCTCGGCCGCCGGGCGGAAGACGAAGGGGACCTTCCTGAG includes the following:
- a CDS encoding alpha-glucosidase C-terminal domain-containing protein is translated as MRFRRAVAAGPAAVLLALLAAAALASAAGAGQLRKVPFVFRPAAEKRHAFLAAEFNGWSVDATPMARDGDAFRVVVPLAPGRYQYKFVADGEWITDETAREFHPDGFGGRNSVIVVDDSFDEVVLGRGDGAILTDGLGHAQRAWELAVSASGVTTFRVRAWAGDVASVGLVLLRDGRETVVPMTRFDSDGTHDYYTADAELPGGAITAYRFVFEDGGAPLSLGPNGFAPVAQASGSFRVDPAEVAVFETPAWAREAVFYQIFPERFANGDPSNDPDFSEWYYDGARDLPPSGRTNEEHFHLVRDWYDVAGLSTSPYRTDGKPDWYSFYGGDIAGVRRNLDYLSDLGVTAIYFNPLFEARSNHKYDAASYMRIDPHLGTNGEFAAFVRACHDRGIRVVMDLAYNHTGHTFWAFTDARLRGRASPTWDWYEWAAWPVPGDLVSTPPRATDHYDCWWGYGQMPNLNFDLSRRSGDEHGAHRIEDARPNWSVVEHLLAAAVSWLTEAGVDGFRLDVAGEVPPWFWELFRERVRRAKGDAYIVGELWGPSPEWVHGRGFDAVMNYKFFRDPVLDFIARGRIDAAAFDRALAPGRLIYPDQGVRAMMNLIGSHDTERFLTTVGGDVRKLKLAFLFAMTYVGAPTIYYGDEIAMEGGGDPDCRRPFRWTWREEGGRVEVRDLVRRLAAVRRGHACFAHGSFETLLAEGRVYAYRRAHEGEQAVVVLNAGGEHATVAVPVEGGGRPAAFEDALSGERVEVGADGTLAVTLPPLSGRVFVGER